From one Deltaproteobacteria bacterium genomic stretch:
- a CDS encoding FAD-dependent oxidoreductase: METKKRSELAKPFVLESWRGFPPMNTSKGTMLHNLTGNWRYLKPLYEDKTPPCQDACPAGNDIEGWIRLLQDGEYERAYRHLKREQPFPSLLGRVCFTFCEKACNRQYLDESVSIRELERFVGDQGLKEMPPPDLPQPNGKNLAVVGSGPAGMSAAYFARLLGFEVTLFEALPVLGGILRVGIPAYRLPRNVLETEFQGLKNMGIDLRPGTRIGKDIGVKELGETFDYVFLASGVHQSLKLAPSGEEECREIMSALSFLKKVALGEPPPIGKNTVVVGGGNTAIDAARTALRLGSKVTILYRRSRAEMPAHPSEIQEAEEEGVSFRFLAAPEKILLNDQGTLTGLLCTEMVLGPPDESGRRRPEKKEGALFEIPADTLLTAVGEKADLHYLEGMPSAEGRILTVGEDLRLRGPAPLERAKWFAGGDIIDIPHTVIHAVGSGKRAAIAMDCDRKGIDFSTVRDEITIGSGPALSFSAYMGLAPIRPVRRNLREVVDSSKMIFDYFGKAPRKAEEILEPSARRTSFAPYRETFTGDEARREGDRCLHCGRCTECDNCLVFCPDMSVLPRGRDEFGYLFDYDYCKGCGICYTECPRHAITMVEEETPVPEVKN, translated from the coding sequence ATGGAAACGAAAAAACGGAGTGAGCTGGCTAAACCCTTTGTGCTCGAGAGCTGGCGCGGCTTTCCGCCCATGAATACCTCCAAAGGGACCATGCTCCACAATCTAACCGGTAACTGGCGCTACCTGAAACCCCTCTATGAGGACAAGACCCCGCCTTGCCAGGATGCCTGCCCTGCCGGGAACGACATCGAGGGGTGGATCAGGCTCCTCCAGGACGGAGAATACGAGAGGGCTTACCGGCACCTGAAAAGGGAGCAGCCCTTTCCATCCCTTCTCGGCCGCGTCTGCTTCACTTTTTGCGAAAAGGCCTGCAACCGCCAATACTTGGACGAGTCCGTGAGTATCCGGGAACTGGAGCGTTTCGTCGGGGACCAAGGCCTGAAAGAAATGCCGCCCCCTGATCTTCCCCAACCCAACGGAAAGAACCTCGCCGTAGTCGGATCAGGGCCGGCCGGAATGTCCGCCGCCTATTTCGCAAGGCTTCTCGGTTTCGAGGTGACCCTTTTCGAGGCCCTGCCCGTCCTGGGAGGCATTCTACGCGTCGGCATTCCCGCATACCGACTTCCCAGAAACGTTTTAGAGACTGAATTCCAAGGCCTGAAGAACATGGGCATCGACTTGAGGCCCGGCACCCGCATCGGAAAGGATATCGGAGTCAAGGAATTGGGGGAGACCTTCGATTATGTCTTCTTGGCATCCGGGGTTCACCAGTCCCTGAAATTAGCCCCTTCTGGAGAAGAGGAATGCCGCGAGATCATGAGTGCCCTTTCATTTCTTAAAAAAGTCGCCCTGGGGGAACCACCCCCCATTGGAAAGAACACGGTCGTTGTGGGGGGCGGCAACACGGCCATCGATGCGGCGAGAACAGCCCTCCGGTTGGGATCCAAAGTTACGATCCTCTATCGCCGGTCCCGTGCCGAGATGCCCGCTCACCCTTCCGAGATACAGGAGGCCGAGGAAGAAGGCGTTTCCTTCAGATTCCTGGCCGCACCCGAAAAAATCCTTCTGAACGATCAGGGGACCCTCACCGGGCTTCTCTGCACCGAGATGGTTCTCGGCCCACCCGACGAGAGCGGCAGGAGACGACCGGAGAAAAAAGAAGGCGCTCTTTTTGAAATTCCGGCAGACACCCTTCTTACGGCTGTCGGGGAAAAGGCCGATTTACATTACCTGGAGGGAATGCCCTCCGCTGAGGGTCGAATCCTTACAGTTGGTGAAGACCTCCGCCTCAGAGGACCGGCCCCCTTGGAAAGGGCCAAATGGTTTGCCGGAGGAGACATCATCGACATCCCCCACACGGTGATCCATGCCGTGGGCTCCGGAAAGCGGGCCGCCATCGCCATGGACTGCGACCGGAAGGGGATCGATTTCTCAACCGTTCGTGATGAGATCACCATTGGATCGGGTCCGGCCCTGAGTTTTTCCGCTTACATGGGCCTGGCCCCCATCCGTCCGGTTCGCCGCAATCTTCGGGAGGTCGTGGATTCCTCCAAGATGATTTTCGACTACTTCGGCAAGGCGCCCCGCAAGGCGGAAGAGATCCTGGAACCCTCCGCGAGAAGGACCTCCTTCGCCCCGTACAGGGAAACCTTCACAGGGGATGAAGCCCGCAGGGAAGGAGATCGATGCCTTCATTGCGGCCGCTGCACTGAGTGCGACAACTGTCTCGTCTTCTGCCCCGACATGTCGGTGCTTCCCAGGGGACGGGACGAATTCGGTTATCTTTTTGATTACGATTACTGCAAAGGCTGCGGCATTTGTTATACGGAGTGCCCGCGCCATGCCATCACCATGGTCGAAGAGGAGACCCCTGTACCGGAGGTAAAGAATTGA
- the porA gene encoding pyruvate ferredoxin oxidoreductase, giving the protein MKRVIKGNHAVSQGVRLSRVKVISAYPITPQTTIVEELSEICASGSLDAKFIKVESEHSAMAAVVGASTAGVRSFTATSSQGLLLMHEVLHWAAGARLPIVLANVNRAVAPGWNIWADQTDSLSQRDTGWVQIYCESNQEVLDSVIMAYRLAEEVRVPVMLTYDAFFLSHTSEIVDVPEIEEVDSFLPPYEPELKLDVEAPLAFGGLMSPDLYYEGRYTQHRDTMRVLEVYPRVCMEFQRVFGRKYDIVEEYRTGDAELVVVTAGTITSVSRIAVDAMRAKGKPVGLVKLRIFRPVPAEVWRSVLGRFPKVVVIDRNLTAGLGGVFASEIRSVLYSLEERPKVYPVVAGLGGRDVTPRDLEGIIEAALGREDPGSEPLFWGLKE; this is encoded by the coding sequence TTGAAACGGGTTATCAAGGGAAACCATGCCGTATCCCAGGGTGTGAGACTTTCCAGGGTGAAGGTCATCTCGGCCTATCCCATCACCCCTCAAACCACCATCGTGGAAGAACTCTCCGAGATCTGCGCAAGCGGCTCCCTGGATGCCAAGTTTATCAAGGTGGAAAGCGAGCATTCCGCCATGGCCGCCGTAGTGGGCGCCTCCACCGCCGGAGTCCGCTCATTTACAGCGACAAGCAGTCAGGGACTGCTTCTCATGCACGAGGTCCTCCACTGGGCCGCAGGGGCCCGGCTCCCTATCGTGCTTGCGAACGTGAACCGGGCCGTGGCCCCGGGTTGGAACATCTGGGCCGACCAGACCGACTCCCTGTCCCAGCGGGACACCGGATGGGTCCAGATCTACTGCGAATCAAACCAGGAAGTCCTTGACAGCGTCATCATGGCCTACCGCCTTGCGGAAGAAGTCCGTGTGCCGGTCATGCTTACCTATGACGCCTTTTTCCTGAGCCACACTTCAGAAATCGTTGATGTGCCTGAAATCGAGGAAGTGGACTCCTTCCTGCCACCCTACGAGCCGGAGTTGAAGCTCGACGTAGAGGCCCCCTTGGCCTTCGGCGGCCTGATGTCCCCCGACCTTTATTACGAAGGGCGCTATACCCAACACAGGGACACAATGAGAGTCTTGGAGGTTTATCCCAGGGTCTGTATGGAGTTCCAACGGGTCTTTGGCAGAAAATACGACATTGTTGAAGAATACCGGACCGGGGATGCAGAACTTGTCGTCGTCACCGCGGGGACCATCACCTCTGTGTCACGCATCGCCGTCGATGCCATGAGGGCCAAGGGAAAGCCCGTAGGCCTCGTGAAACTCCGCATCTTCAGGCCGGTACCGGCCGAAGTCTGGCGTTCGGTACTGGGCAGGTTTCCCAAGGTGGTGGTCATCGACCGAAACCTCACCGCCGGTCTAGGCGGTGTGTTTGCGAGCGAGATCCGTTCCGTTCTCTACTCTCTCGAAGAGAGGCCGAAGGTCTATCCCGTTGTTGCCGGCCTTGGGGGCCGTGACGTAACTCCTCGGGACCTGGAAGGGATCATCGAGGCCGCCCTCGGACGTGAGGACCCGGGCTCCGAACCCCTGTTCTGGGGCCTTAAGGAATAG
- a CDS encoding pyruvate synthase subunit beta, whose product MSRGELLQPGILSCQGCGAALAMKLAMMGLGKRTIVVIPACCWTIILGVYPYSALQVPVIHVPFETAAVVASGVRAALDMRGEKDVEVMAWAGDGGTFDIGLQALSGAAERNDDILYVCYDNEAYMNTGIQRSSATPIGAWTTTTPAGSLKKEPKKDLEKIMMGHSIPYLATLSVAYPDDAVKKFRRARTIRGTKFLHILSPCPPGWRIDPSQSIRTARLATLSNVFPLYEVVDGKLELSLIPEKTVPVKEYLECQGRFKGITPEMEDLLQRNVDRKWEELLAEAEKERQALS is encoded by the coding sequence ATGTCTCGAGGAGAACTCCTCCAACCCGGCATCCTTTCATGCCAGGGTTGCGGGGCAGCCCTCGCCATGAAGCTGGCCATGATGGGCCTGGGGAAGCGTACAATAGTCGTCATTCCCGCTTGTTGCTGGACCATTATCCTGGGTGTCTATCCTTACTCGGCCTTACAGGTCCCGGTGATCCACGTCCCTTTTGAGACGGCTGCAGTTGTGGCCTCGGGCGTGCGGGCCGCCCTGGACATGCGGGGAGAAAAGGACGTGGAGGTGATGGCCTGGGCCGGCGACGGCGGCACCTTTGATATCGGCCTTCAGGCCCTCTCCGGGGCAGCTGAGCGCAACGACGACATCCTTTATGTCTGTTACGACAACGAGGCGTACATGAACACTGGGATCCAGCGCTCCAGCGCAACCCCCATAGGGGCCTGGACCACCACGACCCCGGCAGGCTCCCTTAAGAAGGAACCCAAAAAGGATCTGGAAAAAATCATGATGGGCCACTCCATCCCTTACCTCGCCACCCTCTCTGTGGCCTACCCCGACGACGCGGTGAAGAAGTTCAGGAGGGCCCGTACCATTCGGGGAACCAAGTTTCTCCATATCCTATCCCCCTGCCCTCCGGGGTGGCGGATCGATCCTTCCCAATCCATCCGCACGGCCCGCCTTGCGACCCTTTCAAACGTCTTCCCCCTGTACGAGGTGGTGGATGGAAAACTCGAACTCAGCCTCATACCCGAGAAGACCGTACCCGTAAAGGAGTACCTTGAGTGCCAGGGCCGTTTCAAGGGGATCACACCGGAGATGGAAGATCTCCTCCAGCGAAACGTTGATCGGAAATGGGAAGAACTGCTCGCAGAGGCTGAAAAGGAGCGTCAGGCCCTTTCCTGA
- a CDS encoding sodium:solute symporter family protein, translating into MEIRIAVIAGYFMVVLLIGFFAKTRWRSSPEEYFLAGRGLRGFVLLGTMAATNFSAFTVFGASGAGYRDGYAFFPIVGFGTGFMALTFWIIGKRAWEIGKERGAVTPAELVGSLYGNPLLSFLFAMVMIVFTIPYIALQPMAGGYVLKELFDIPQGLGATLITLIIVLYVFRGGLRAVAWTDVFQGLLMVALMITALIMVSAQYGGFELAHSLVRKADPALMSRPGPQGRFTPSMWFSFMMLWFFCDPMFPQLFQRFFSARDPRAIRRTMLSYPLVCTLVFFLPVTLGVLGHISFPDLVGKEADRVLPMMLRSLCGDFMGTLIMSAGLAALMSTMDSQLLTLSSIFSRDVFPLVTGRKAGDSSLPGKVFVPVLAALGLIFAVNPPSTILHIATQAFTGLAVLFPTVFFGLYLKRPRAAAAILSILAGESMVVLSYLKLLPSGGFLPAVPIIGVTFLVYLVVTLLLSLDLRGWIAISRRSLVFGAMFALLFGLAVDWWEWTASRPSLGGFPYWMGYFIILSILQTFLMNWWLKGAKIDAPNPEKIRKRVSGPGRAISGRGLEGSPG; encoded by the coding sequence ATGGAGATTCGTATCGCAGTCATTGCAGGATATTTCATGGTGGTCCTGTTGATCGGTTTTTTCGCAAAGACGAGGTGGCGATCTTCACCCGAGGAATACTTCCTGGCCGGAAGGGGCCTCAGGGGCTTCGTGCTTCTGGGGACCATGGCGGCCACCAATTTTTCGGCCTTTACGGTATTCGGGGCCTCAGGGGCCGGTTACCGGGACGGTTATGCGTTCTTTCCGATCGTGGGTTTTGGAACGGGCTTCATGGCGCTCACCTTCTGGATCATCGGCAAGAGGGCCTGGGAGATCGGAAAGGAGCGGGGGGCAGTCACCCCTGCGGAACTGGTCGGCTCCCTTTACGGGAATCCCTTGCTTTCCTTCTTGTTCGCCATGGTCATGATCGTTTTCACGATCCCCTATATCGCACTTCAACCTATGGCTGGCGGGTATGTGCTCAAAGAGTTGTTCGACATTCCCCAGGGCCTTGGAGCGACGCTGATCACCTTGATCATCGTCCTCTATGTTTTCAGGGGGGGGCTTAGGGCCGTCGCCTGGACCGATGTTTTCCAGGGTCTGCTCATGGTGGCTCTCATGATCACGGCACTCATCATGGTTTCCGCCCAGTACGGGGGCTTTGAGCTCGCCCATTCCCTGGTACGAAAGGCGGATCCCGCGCTCATGTCCCGGCCCGGGCCCCAGGGAAGGTTCACTCCTTCGATGTGGTTCAGCTTCATGATGCTTTGGTTCTTTTGCGATCCCATGTTTCCACAGCTTTTTCAGCGGTTTTTCAGCGCCAGGGATCCCAGAGCCATTCGTCGCACCATGCTCTCCTACCCCCTGGTCTGCACGCTGGTTTTCTTCCTGCCCGTCACCCTGGGGGTCTTGGGCCACATCTCTTTTCCGGATCTCGTGGGAAAGGAAGCAGATCGGGTTCTTCCCATGATGCTTCGTTCCCTGTGCGGTGATTTCATGGGGACCCTCATCATGTCCGCAGGTCTGGCAGCGCTCATGTCCACCATGGACTCCCAGCTCCTGACTTTAAGCTCCATTTTCAGCCGCGACGTTTTTCCCCTGGTAACGGGTAGGAAGGCAGGGGATTCATCTTTGCCAGGGAAGGTCTTCGTGCCCGTGTTGGCGGCGCTGGGACTGATCTTCGCGGTCAATCCTCCCTCGACGATCCTCCACATTGCCACCCAGGCCTTTACGGGGCTGGCTGTCCTGTTTCCCACGGTGTTCTTCGGTCTTTACTTGAAAAGGCCACGGGCGGCGGCGGCCATCCTGTCCATACTCGCTGGGGAAAGCATGGTGGTTCTGTCCTATCTCAAGCTTCTTCCATCGGGCGGATTCCTGCCCGCTGTTCCCATCATCGGGGTGACCTTCCTCGTTTACCTGGTCGTCACTCTGCTCCTTTCGCTGGACCTGCGCGGATGGATCGCCATCTCGAGGAGGAGTTTGGTCTTCGGCGCCATGTTCGCCCTCCTGTTCGGGCTTGCCGTCGATTGGTGGGAATGGACCGCTTCCCGACCCTCCCTGGGGGGATTTCCCTATTGGATGGGGTACTTCATAATCCTTTCGATCCTGCAGACCTTTCTCATGAATTGGTGGTTGAAGGGGGCGAAGATAGACGCCCCTAATCCCGAGAAGATACGGAAAAGGGTTTCCGGTCCGGGAAGGGCGATCAGCGGGAGGGGGTTGGAGGGCTCGCCGGGATAG
- a CDS encoding nitroreductase family protein, producing the protein MDVFTAMKERRSCRDFSPEPIDDALIDKILEAGTWAPSPLNAQPWEFIVVTHPETKEKIFEEAERCRKWAMEVSGWKWLGKYGVDFLRSAPVIIAVVGDPKKTGVDMFQEEGSVGYQHACAAAIQNMHLAAWALGLSSLWFTLFDKEAIRGLLDIDSEKTPLALVCIGRARNEIPAPPRKGIEGKTRFVR; encoded by the coding sequence ATGGACGTTTTCACAGCTATGAAGGAACGGAGGAGTTGCAGGGACTTCTCCCCGGAGCCGATCGATGATGCCCTTATCGACAAAATTTTGGAGGCCGGGACCTGGGCCCCTTCACCTCTTAATGCACAGCCCTGGGAATTCATTGTGGTGACCCATCCAGAGACCAAGGAAAAGATCTTCGAGGAGGCCGAGAGGTGCAGGAAGTGGGCCATGGAGGTATCCGGATGGAAGTGGCTCGGTAAGTATGGTGTGGATTTCTTACGATCCGCACCCGTGATTATCGCCGTGGTGGGAGACCCCAAGAAAACCGGGGTGGACATGTTCCAGGAGGAAGGTTCGGTGGGATACCAGCATGCCTGTGCGGCCGCCATCCAGAACATGCACCTGGCGGCCTGGGCCCTCGGCCTTTCCAGCCTGTGGTTCACCCTCTTTGACAAGGAGGCGATCCGGGGGCTTCTGGATATCGACTCCGAGAAGACCCCCCTGGCCCTGGTATGCATCGGCCGGGCGAGGAATGAGATCCCTGCGCCCCCGAGGAAAGGGATTGAGGGGAAGACCAGGTTCGTCCGATAG
- a CDS encoding DUF1847 domain-containing protein has product MTENTKGPLPSCASCTIEAMEKLCMSADGRGAKGCPTLTRREVLEEADAEYDDPRIREFARQASIQEAECYANRHQQPYVMQPTKTRIVEICEFAKKMGYRRLGLAFCIGLAKEAGIVEEVFKEHGFEVVSVLCKAGRTSKDRLGLKEEEKIFQGTDESLCNPIFQAKLLNHEGTELNVLLGLCVGHDSLFFKYAEAPTTVLAVKDRVTGHNPLAAVYLSHAYYMKIKHPGI; this is encoded by the coding sequence ATGACAGAGAATACAAAGGGCCCGCTCCCCTCTTGTGCCTCCTGCACTATTGAGGCGATGGAGAAGCTCTGTATGAGCGCTGATGGGCGCGGGGCCAAGGGATGTCCGACCCTGACCCGAAGAGAGGTCCTCGAGGAGGCCGACGCGGAATACGATGACCCCAGGATTAGGGAGTTCGCCAGGCAGGCCTCGATCCAGGAAGCCGAGTGTTACGCCAATCGGCACCAGCAACCCTACGTGATGCAGCCGACCAAGACACGGATCGTGGAGATCTGCGAGTTTGCCAAGAAGATGGGTTACAGGCGTCTCGGGTTGGCCTTTTGTATCGGATTGGCCAAGGAGGCCGGTATTGTGGAAGAGGTATTCAAGGAGCATGGATTCGAGGTCGTATCCGTACTTTGCAAGGCCGGCCGCACCTCCAAGGACAGGCTTGGACTCAAGGAGGAGGAAAAGATATTCCAGGGAACGGATGAGTCTCTATGTAATCCCATCTTTCAGGCGAAGCTTCTCAACCATGAAGGCACGGAATTGAACGTTCTCCTCGGGCTCTGCGTGGGGCACGATTCCCTGTTCTTCAAGTACGCGGAGGCCCCGACAACCGTCCTCGCCGTGAAGGACAGGGTGACGGGGCATAACCCCCTGGCGGCCGTTTATCTGTCCCACGCCTATTACATGAAGATCAAGCACCCCGGGATTTGA
- a CDS encoding NifU N-terminal domain-containing protein produces the protein MEEESIEVYLHPNPEIRSYLTHRTISPPRVGIFRNPLDEEARGALRTLGEIPARIVMDILSLPGVEEVHIKPKEIRVKKSITVTWETIQGPIIETLRRSLRRKGIRIVKK, from the coding sequence ATGGAGGAAGAAAGCATTGAGGTTTACCTCCACCCAAATCCTGAAATCCGCTCCTATCTTACCCACCGTACAATATCCCCGCCCCGGGTCGGGATCTTCAGGAATCCCCTGGACGAGGAGGCCCGTGGCGCCCTCAGGACCCTCGGAGAGATCCCGGCCCGGATCGTGATGGATATCCTTTCCCTGCCCGGTGTAGAGGAAGTCCACATCAAGCCGAAGGAAATCAGGGTGAAGAAATCAATAACAGTTACTTGGGAGACTATTCAAGGACCCATCATCGAAACCCTCAGACGCTCCCTGAGACGGAAGGGAATAAGGATCGTTAAAAAATAG
- a CDS encoding amidohydrolase family protein, whose protein sequence is MDHCKIFQNVTIIDGLRDKPLLDSMLVIEGGTIVYAGNKDQGILERYSHGKIVDLRGMWIMPGMIDTHVHLSLDGSPDYFRLMIEETPQLAAIRAVRRVRKILESGFTTIRTMGDKGCIDIAVKQAVEEGEIPGPRILTSGQALTITGGHGDMFPNHVKIEGLARIVDGPDEARKAAREQLKLGADNIKLMATGGGMSPGPGTVAQLTVEEMRAAVEEASKYGKITGAHAIGAEGIKNALEAGVRTIEHGSFLDDTGIRLLLEKEAFLVPTLSAFKTLKFGEDGGVPLKTIRKVEHFQTVHMKNLKRAIKAGVKVVVGTDAGTPFNYHGESAYELECLVANGLSEMQAIRSATSIAAEALNLSNVGVIQKGCVADLVVLEANPLEDIKTLQQPEKIVAVLKDGEIVAGKLPGGRDGIDVRSGD, encoded by the coding sequence ATGGACCATTGCAAGATTTTCCAAAATGTTACGATCATTGACGGCCTTCGGGATAAGCCCCTGCTTGATTCCATGCTGGTGATCGAGGGCGGAACCATCGTTTACGCCGGCAATAAGGATCAAGGGATCCTGGAAAGGTATAGTCATGGGAAAATCGTGGATCTTCGGGGCATGTGGATCATGCCGGGCATGATTGACACCCATGTCCACCTTTCCCTGGACGGGAGTCCCGATTATTTCAGGTTGATGATCGAGGAGACACCCCAGCTTGCAGCCATAAGGGCCGTCAGGAGAGTGAGAAAGATCCTTGAATCGGGTTTTACGACCATCCGGACCATGGGAGACAAGGGATGTATCGACATCGCCGTCAAACAAGCGGTGGAGGAAGGTGAGATCCCCGGCCCGAGAATCCTGACCAGCGGACAGGCCCTCACTATTACGGGCGGGCATGGGGACATGTTCCCGAACCATGTGAAAATCGAAGGGTTGGCCAGGATCGTAGACGGGCCGGACGAGGCAAGAAAGGCCGCCCGGGAGCAACTGAAGCTCGGGGCGGACAATATCAAACTAATGGCCACCGGGGGAGGGATGTCTCCAGGCCCGGGGACGGTTGCACAGTTGACCGTTGAAGAGATGCGGGCGGCCGTGGAAGAGGCATCCAAATACGGTAAGATCACCGGCGCCCATGCCATCGGGGCCGAAGGGATAAAAAACGCCCTTGAAGCAGGGGTTCGGACCATTGAACACGGCTCATTCCTGGATGACACGGGTATCCGTCTCTTATTGGAAAAGGAGGCCTTCCTGGTACCCACTCTTTCCGCGTTCAAGACCCTGAAATTCGGAGAGGATGGGGGAGTTCCTTTGAAGACCATTCGAAAAGTCGAGCATTTTCAAACTGTTCACATGAAAAACCTCAAACGTGCCATCAAAGCAGGCGTTAAGGTGGTCGTAGGAACAGATGCCGGTACACCTTTCAACTATCACGGTGAGAGCGCTTACGAACTGGAATGCCTGGTGGCAAACGGCCTATCGGAGATGCAGGCGATCCGATCGGCCACGAGCATCGCCGCCGAGGCCTTGAACCTTTCCAATGTGGGCGTAATTCAAAAAGGCTGCGTTGCAGACCTTGTAGTCCTCGAAGCGAATCCCCTTGAGGACATAAAAACCCTCCAGCAACCCGAAAAAATTGTGGCGGTCCTGAAAGATGGGGAAATCGTGGCGGGAAAATTACCGGGGGGCCGTGATGGTATTGATGTAAGGTCCGGAGACTGA
- a CDS encoding ABC transporter permease produces MFGYLTRRFIHSVFIIIGISLAVFAISRLTGDPVSLMVDFDTPREDREVLRKELGLDKPLPLQYLIFLKGAVKGEFGTSIRYEEPALKLVIERIPATLRLIAFTLGWSLLIAIPVGIISALKRNSFFDLFGMAITFLGQSIPSFWLGIMLIMIVGVKFHLLPISGYGDGDLLHVVMPALTLGAFEMASFARITRSSMLEVLDMDYIQTARAKGLRETAVVIKHAFRNSLIPIVTIMGIHVALLMGGAVITEQIFAYPGVGWLAIQSIYNRDFPVIQAIVTVVSVGVVATNFLIDILYTLIDPRIRYD; encoded by the coding sequence ATGTTCGGATACCTTACCAGAAGATTCATCCACTCGGTTTTCATTATCATCGGGATCTCCCTTGCCGTCTTTGCCATTTCGCGGCTTACCGGTGACCCTGTCAGTCTCATGGTCGACTTCGACACCCCCCGGGAAGATCGCGAGGTGTTGAGGAAGGAACTGGGTCTGGACAAGCCCCTTCCCCTACAATATCTGATATTCCTCAAGGGAGCAGTAAAGGGAGAATTCGGCACCTCCATCCGTTACGAGGAACCGGCCCTCAAACTCGTCATCGAGAGGATCCCCGCCACCCTGAGACTTATCGCATTTACCCTCGGCTGGTCTCTTCTTATCGCCATCCCGGTAGGAATCATCTCCGCCCTCAAGCGGAACAGCTTTTTCGATCTGTTCGGGATGGCCATCACATTCCTGGGTCAGTCCATCCCGAGCTTCTGGCTGGGCATCATGCTCATTATGATCGTCGGCGTGAAATTTCACTTATTGCCCATCTCAGGGTACGGGGACGGCGACCTTTTACACGTCGTCATGCCAGCTCTGACCCTCGGGGCTTTCGAGATGGCCTCCTTTGCCAGGATCACTCGATCCAGCATGCTGGAAGTCCTCGACATGGATTACATCCAAACCGCCAGGGCCAAAGGACTGCGGGAGACCGCTGTGGTGATCAAACATGCCTTTCGAAACTCCCTGATTCCTATTGTGACCATCATGGGCATTCACGTAGCACTTCTCATGGGAGGAGCCGTTATAACCGAACAGATTTTCGCCTATCCTGGTGTAGGATGGCTCGCCATTCAATCCATTTACAACCGTGATTTTCCCGTTATTCAAGCAATAGTTACAGTGGTTTCCGTAGGCGTAGTGGCCACCAATTTTCTCATCGATATCCTCTACACCTTGATCGATCCAAGGATCCGCTATGATTAG
- a CDS encoding ABC transporter permease: MIRANNILRKMRGNKMILFSSVILLLTILCGTFAGIFAPFSPYDQDLTHKLKPPLWRDPGNRIHLLGTDQLGRDVLSRILYGVRVSLVIGILAVAISAVFGVVLGLLSGFYGGFFDDLIMRIADVQLAIPLILLAISVIVVLGSNMKVLVLVIGLTQWMSYARMVRGETLSLREKDFVRSAYAVGATDTRIILRYILPNTLSSVMVLITLNMATVIVLEAGLSFLGLGIQPPEPSLGTMLSESKNYLSRAWWLSTFPGVTIMTIILAINLFGDGLRDVFDPRLENY, encoded by the coding sequence ATGATTAGAGCAAACAATATCCTCAGGAAAATGCGGGGCAACAAGATGATCCTTTTCAGCTCCGTGATCCTGCTCCTTACCATCCTCTGCGGGACCTTCGCAGGGATCTTTGCTCCTTTCAGCCCTTACGATCAAGACCTCACCCATAAACTCAAGCCTCCTCTATGGAGGGATCCCGGGAACCGGATCCATCTCCTGGGGACCGATCAATTGGGAAGAGACGTCCTGAGCCGTATACTCTACGGCGTCCGGGTCTCGTTGGTAATCGGCATCCTGGCGGTAGCGATTTCCGCCGTCTTCGGTGTCGTCCTCGGGCTCCTCTCGGGGTTCTATGGAGGGTTTTTCGACGACCTCATCATGCGGATCGCAGATGTTCAACTTGCCATTCCCCTCATACTGCTCGCCATTTCCGTCATCGTGGTCCTGGGAAGCAACATGAAAGTACTTGTCCTTGTCATCGGACTCACCCAGTGGATGTCTTACGCCCGCATGGTCCGGGGGGAAACCCTTTCTTTAAGGGAAAAGGACTTCGTAAGGTCCGCTTACGCTGTAGGAGCAACCGACACCCGGATCATTCTACGTTATATCCTGCCCAACACCCTCTCATCCGTAATGGTCCTGATTACCCTCAACATGGCAACGGTGATCGTCCTCGAAGCCGGACTCAGTTTCCTGGGCCTGGGAATCCAACCGCCCGAACCATCCCTGGGGACCATGTTGAGTGAAAGCAAAAACTACCTGAGCAGGGCCTGGTGGCTGAGCACCTTTCCCGGTGTCACGATCATGACCATCATTCTGGCCATCAATCTCTTCGGCGACGGACTGAGGGATGTCTTTGATCCCCGCCTGGAAAACTACTGA